The sequence GCACGCCGTGAGGCTGGTCCTGACCGAAGTGAACGCCAAGCCGCAGCGGAGGGCCCCCCGTGCCGGCCGCGAGCGTGCCGTGGGCAAGAGAGACTCCCAAGCGTGAACGGCCTGGGTTCCAGGTTGGGGGCCGGAGGGCAGCTCGGAGAGAGGGAGGCCTGTGCCGTACCCTCGCCTTCAGGTGTGTCTCCTCCGAGCCTCAGGGGAGACCGGTCGGCCAGCGTGCGGGAGTTCGGTGGCCCCTGCCAAAGAGGCAGGATCAAGAGCGCGTGTCTTCTGGAAAGTGGCACACGGCGACCGGCACCCATGCACCCGGTTGTTCCTCAAGGTGTTGGCCCCCCGGGGAAGCATCACGGAACAAGGCCGGCGCGGCGCGCACGGGTTGGGCTGAGCTGACCGGGTCCCTTCAGGTCAGGATTCCAGGAGGCAATGCAGGATGGTCTCGCGGTCATCCAGCGTCTGCGCCAGATCCAGCGAGGAGACACCAAGCGTGCCATGCTCAATGCGCGTACCACCCAGACCTCGGGGAAGCGGAATGCCCCCGGCCGGTGCGTGTACAGAACGCTGCTCATCAGGTGCAGCAGTTGAGGCTCAACGTACCGAATGTCAGGCACCTCAGGGGCATCCACCCAGCCGCGCCGGCTCAGCGCAAGATGCACGCTCCGTACTTCAGTTCCCCGGATCAGGAAATGAACCTCTTCAGGTCCTGGCACTCTGCCGCCCGCGAGAAACCCAAGGGGGCCGAACAGAGGCGTGCCCCAATGGCGCAGGCTGGCCCGGGCGGCAGCGAGCAGCCCCTGACTCAGTTCCGAGTCGCTCCACCTCGAGTGCCCGCGCCCTGAGAAATATTCCAGCAGACCAATCGTCGAAGCGACCCAAGGACCTTCATCAGGCTCGAATGACAGCTCTCGCGCGTTGATGTGCGCTTCCAACTGCTCATCAAGGCTCGGAATTTCCGGTGGAGGGTGCGCGCCCGGCGCAGAAGGGTCAGGCGTCATGACTGCCAGTGTCGCACGGCACTCACCCAAGCGGCAAAGACTGCTGCCGGGGGTGCATAAGACAGTTCCTATGCCTGCGCGGCCTTCTGCGGCGTGGTGTGACCTGACCGCCTCCCGGCAGGTGTTGCTGGGTGGAACTCACCAGAGCGCTTCACGAAGTTGCTGAGCCTGCGGTAGAGGTTTTCCTGTGCCGCTGCTGTTGAAACACAAAAAATTCTGGAAGTTAGTTTTCACTCTGAGGTGTTGACTGGCAGAAAGGTCGCCCGGGTAGCAAAAAAATTAAATCGCCCGGTGTTCTACCCCTCGCGTGCGGTTGGAGGGGCCTTCCTGGCCTTCCTGTGAGGAAGGTGCTTTTTACATCGTGCAGAACGTCATTTTTGGATTGTGCGGTGTGGGGAGCCCTGAACGGTCTCCTGAGAGATCCCGCATGACCTGACGGCCTGTGCTTTTTTGACACTAATCCAAGTTGGTGTCGAATCTTTTGGATGCCGAATGCAGACCTGGACAAGCCCACCTTGACGCCCACAGAGCTAACGCCGGGTGGGCGTCAAGGTAAAGGCGAGGCCGCTCAAGCTGGCCTCATGTCTTGACCACGCACCGTAAAACCACCGTGAGGCGTCCGCTGCCCAGCTCTCTACGAGGGATTATTGACTCAAACCTTGCCTCTGGGCTCGCGCCAGGAAGTGGCCCTCCCGTGGCAGCCTGCAGAATTCACGCCTGCCCCCGCGGGCTGCCTTCACGGACGCTCCACGATGCGACAGGGCAGCCTGTACACTCCCCGACATGCACCTGCTGCTGATCCGCCACGGGCAGTCCTGCAACAATGCACTGGCCCACGCTCCAGGCGACTACTCCGGCAGGCTGCCTGATCCGCCCCTCACGGACCTGGGCCGCGAGCAGGCCGCTCGCCTGGCCGACTGGGCCTTTCGCGATCCGTTCTGCAGTCGGATCACCCACCTCCTGACCAGCCTGACCACCCGGGCGGTGCAGACCGCCGCACCTCTGGCACAGACGCTTGGCCTGAACGTGCATGGAGTAACCCAGGCGTACGAGTGTGGCGGTCTGAGCAGCGGTCCCGCCGGTGGGTTCACGCCGGTGCCCGGCCGCGACCATGCGTCTCTTCTGCTGGACTGCCCTGCGCTCCAGTGGCCCCAGGACCTGACCGGCCGCGCCTGGGACGGTGGCTGCGAACCCTGGGCGGACGCGCACTTCACCGCGCGGGCGGCGGCCGTCCTGGCCCACCTGCAGGCTACGGACGGAGACGCTGACGTCATGGCGCTCATCACGCACCAGGATTTCGCGCAGTACCTCCTCGCACACGTGCTCGGCCTGCCCGCCCAGCAGAGTGCGTTGACGTTCCAGTTCAACAACACAGCCACGGCCCACATCGAGGTGCGGGCGACCGCCGGCGGACCGACGTACCGGACCGTGCACTGACTCAACCGGACGTGCCACCTCCGCCCTGACCAGTTCACCCACTGAACTGCGTGACGTCAGGTGCGGACGTGCCCGGCATCAAGCCGGCGCCGCCGGACCCACGCATGTGAGGTGCTGCGACCGGGCACTGTTCCGTACTCTGACAGATATGACCGAACGCGTGGTCCGTCCAGACGTCCTGGGATACCGCCAGGAACCCTTGCCCCACGAGTTCGTCCAGCAACCCCACCCGGACAAGCTCGCGGTCCTCCTGCCCGGCATGGGGTACGGCCTGCGCGGCCCAAGCCTGCACTACGCTGCCGCCACGCTGCACGACCTGGGATTCGACACCTTCGCGCTGGACACCCGCTACAACACCCCTGAGTTCCAGGCGCTGCCAGACGACCAGGCGCGGCAGTGGCTGCGCGAGGACGTCACCGCCGCCCTGCAGGCCGCGTGGACAGCGCGCCCCTACCGGGCGCTGTGCATCGTGGCGAAATCGCTCGGGACGGCCGGCCTGACGTTCGTCCTTGAGGAGGGGGGTTTTCTTCCCGGGGACGCCCGACTGGTGTGGCTCACGCCGCTGCTGAACCGGCCGGACGTTACCGCGCAGATCATGCATTGCGCACGCCGGTCGCTGGTCGTGATCGGCACCGAAGACCCTCATCACCACCCAGCGCACCTGGAGGCCCTGCAGGCGGCCGGCGTGCAGCTGCTGGTCCTGCCCGGCGCCGGGCACGCGTTCACTGTGCCCGGCGATACCCCGGCGTCCCTCGCCCACCTCAGCCGGATCATGGCGGCCCTGAGGGACTTCCTTCTCCCGGACGGTCACCTGCCGCGCTGAGGTTCAACCTGGGTGGGGCAGATGGGGTCATAGGGCTGCGAGGCATCCAACAAGGCAACCTTCAGAAGGTGATCGTCAGGTGACGGACAGCAGGATTCACAGCCAAGGCCCGGCCCCTCCGGGCGCCGCCCCTTGCCCCTTCCCCGCCGCCGCCCCCCGCCCTGGCCCTCCGGACCGCCTCAACGGGCAGGCGCCGGAGGAACTTCAATTGGCGCTGAATGAACCTCCAGTGACCGCCATGGTCACCGCAGATACAGCCGAGGTCAGAAAAGAGGACGCCCTGAGGGACGCGGCCCATCACAAAAGCCGGGACAATCGGAGCAAGGGCACTCAGGTCGCTGCAAAACATGCCCTCAGCCCCAGGCGTCAGGCGTGCCAGGTCCAGGGCAGCCTGAGCTGCACCTCACCGACCTCCCGCCCGGCCCAGTTGTGCTGAGCGACCGGCGCCAGCGCCTGCAACGCCGGGGTGAGGGACACGCCAAGCGCGTCGAGCACCGCCAGGGCCACGTAGGGCCGGGCCCGCTCTCCGCCGTCCACGATTTTGAAGGCGACGCCCACGGGACCGCGTGCACTGTCGCGCATGCCCAGACCGAAAAAGCCCTCGGCGCCCATTTTGGTGACCAGTCCATCCACCAGCGGCATCAGGGTGGTGTCGAGCCGACCGGGGCCGGCGATCAGGTCGGGATGGTCAGTCATGGCGGCAAAGATCCGGCCCAGGGCGGGGTCGCTGCCGGGGTCGGCCAGGCGGGCGAAGACCCGGGCCATGCTGCTCAGCGGCAGCGCAAACGCCGGCACGCTGCACCCGTCGGTACCGGCCCGGACCTCGCTCAACTCGACGCCCGCCAGCTCGGCGTGGGCCTGGCGGATCCGCACCTGCAGGGGGTGATCGGGCGCCTCGTAGCCCTCGCGCGGCCACCCGTGCAGGACGCAGCTGAGCAGCATGCCGGCGTGTTTCCCGGAGCAGTTGTGGTGCAGCGGGGTGGGCGGCTGAGCGGTGCGGATCAGTTCGGCGGCGGCCTGGGCGTCGAAGGGCGGGTGCGCGCCGCAGTGCAGGTCGGTCACGCTGCTGCCCGAACGGGCCAGCAGGCGCGTCACCACCGCCAGGTGGGCGGGGGTGCCGGCGTGGCTGGCGCAGGCGATAGCCAGCTCATCGGCCGGCAGGTCCGGGGCGGCCTGGGCCAGAGGCAGGGCCTGCACCGGTTTGCTCGTGCTGCGCGGGAAGGTGACGAGTGCGGGGTCACCGCATGTTGCGATCACCTGTCCGTCCGGGGTCACCACGGCCACGTGAATCTGGTGCCGGCTCTCGTCGAGGCCGCCGCGGCGGTAGACCACCTCGCCGGGCGGCCCGGCCTGATCGTGTTGTGTCATGCCTTTAGCCTAAGGCCCGGTCGAGGGTTTCCGGTCATGTCGCGGTGACGACGGAAGAGTCACACGACGGGTTCAACTGCGACTGGCGACGCCTGAACGCCACGGTGCGACGCGACAGAGGGGCTGGCCAGACCCGCAAGGCTGCGTTGACATGTGGTGAATTCCGCCGATCCGGTGCAGCCCGTCAGGCCACGCTGTCATCGGCCGTCAGGCCCCAGCATCACAGACTGCATCCAGGGACGGCACTTTGAGGCTGTGCCACAAGGGGCAGGCGCCCCAGGAGTCGTAGGGATGGAGACAGTCCCCAACGATCCGTCGAGTGCCCCGCTCGGTCGGCAGCCGAATTCAGAGCGGTGTTTGCTGGCTTCTCACGATCTGGCTTCATGGCAGCCCTCCTTGGAAAGGGTGATGGGACGTGACCCCAGTCCCCGGTCGCTGCCTCCATGAAAGACGCGTTCTGTCAGTCACCGGTCCGCCGGGGCGATCGTTTCGGCGGAGATCCGGTGCCAGGTCGGTTGCAGCGTGAGTTCACCACCCGCCAGCGGTGCTCTCCATCCCAGAGGCGCACTCCCGTAACGCCAAGGGGAAGCAGGGGGCTGGCCGGCCGGGGGCGCGGTCCAGGTTACCCGCCGACGTGCACCACCGGGCGCCGCTCGCGGATGGGTTCCGCGCGGCGCAGAATCTCACGGGTCAGAGGGGGCACGTCCCCTTCGCCCAGGAGCAGGAAGCGGCCCGCGGCGGCCACAGGACTGCCTTCAATCCACTCGAAGTACACGTGGGGACGCTGCCCGTACGTGTCGCGCAGGTACAGCAGGAACGCCGCAATGGCGTTCGGCACGGCGCTTGACTCGATGCGCAGCACCCGGTACCCGTGAATCTCAAAACCCCGGACGTCCAGCACGTCACTGAACTCACTGGGGTCAGCCACAGTAACCTCCAGAAACAGGCACGGTTCGCCGGACGGCAGATGCGTCTCGGCCCGGACGGTCTGTTCCTTGTCGGTGTACTCGGCGGCGTCGCCAGCGTCGAGTTGATTGGCAATGAACCGCAGGTCGCCGGAACGCGAGGCTTCATCCAGGATGGCGCGCGCCGCGGGGTCGAGCTCGATGCGTTCAGCGCGCAGTTCGGTGGCGCGGCCAATGCGGGACAGAATCGAGACGACCACAATCGCGAGGATGAACAGCAGGCCAAGGCGCAGGCCACTGAGGTCATCAAGGAACGTGACAAGCAGGGTGTAAGCGAAAATCAGACTGACCAGCCCGAAGCCGATGACCTGACCGCGGGCCTTGCGGCGGACGGCGGAGAGCGTCACGGCCACCGACGCGCTGCCGATCAGGACCAGCACGCCCGTGGCGTACGCCGCGGCCTGGGCGTTGACGTCGGCGCGGAAGATCACGGTGAGCAGCACACTGACGGCCGTGAAGATCAGCACCAGCGGCCGGTTCATGCGGGCCCACGCCGGCGCCATGCCGTAGCGGGGCAGGTAGCGGGGCACGATGTTCAGCAGCCCCGCCATGGCGGACGACCCGGCAAACCACAGAATCAGGATCGTGCTGAGGTCATACACGGTGCCGAACACCTCACCCAGCCGCTCGTGCGCCAGGTAGGCCAGCGCCCGGCCCGACGCCTCCCCCCCCGGCTTGAACGCCTCCGGGGAAATCAGCAGGGTCGTGGCGAACGAGGACCCGATCAGCATCACACTCATGATCAGCGCGGCGGCCGTCAGGAGGGTGCGGGTGTTGCGGATGCGCCCGGCAGGATTTTCCTCGGTGTCGCTGGCATCGCCCTTGACGAGCGGCATCACGACGACCCCGGTCTCAAAGCCCGACAGGCCCAGCGCGAGGCGGGGAAAGACCAGCAGCGCCGCGCCAATTAGGGCGAGCGGGTTGCTGTAACTTCCGGACAGCGACTGCGTCCAGTTCGCCAGCAGGCTCGGCGTGGCGAGCACTTGCCGGAAGGCGTCGGCAATCACAACCGCGTTCAGGCCGAGGTACAGCACCACCAGGGCCACCGCGATGCCGATGGCCTCCCCGAAGCCTTTCAGAAACACCGCGCCCAGGAGAAAGATCAGCAGCAGCGTGATGGGCACATTCCACCCTTCGGCGTAGTGGGTAAGAAACGGGTTTTCAACAATGTGCGCCGCGGCGTCCGCGGCTGAGAGGGTGATGGTGATGAAAAACCCGGTGGCGACGAAACCCAGCAGGACCAACACCAGACTCTTACTCTGCCAGCGGGTCAGGAGACGCTCAAGCATGCTGATGCTGCCGTCACCATGCGGACTTTCCTGCGCCACCCGGCGGTACATCGGCAGCGCCCCGAACAGGGTCACCAGCACCAGCACGAGGGTCGCGACAGGCGAGAGGGCCAGGGACCCGGCAGAGATCGCGGCGAGCGCCGCAATGCCCGGCTGGTAGCCCAGGGTGCTGAAGTAGTCCACGCCGGTCAGGCACATAGCTTTCCACCAGGGCTGCGTGTGGTGGTGCGCCTGCGGTTCTTCTTCGTAGAACCCCTCATGCTCTTCTCTCTGACCTTGAAGCAGCCACGTTTTGAATGAAGTGAGCCAGCTGGACGTCACGGGCGGCGGTTGAGTCATGGAGCCCATCATGAGGGACACCAGCCCCGATACACCACAACCTGACTTGCAGGACTTCTTGCTGCACAATCACAGTTGACCCACCTCGGCGTCCTTCAGGCCAGTCTGGAAGTGAACATGGACCAATAGCAACCACACGGGCACCTGCGGGTGCCGTCAGTCACGTACCTCGTTTAGGGCTCACCTCATGACTTGATTAGCGGCTGTCAGATAGCAAAAAATGGAGACGGTATCGAGCAATACCGTCTGCATCACAGGTTAGGCCGACGAGCCGTCATCCGTCATCTTCACCGCTGGGCCAAACGGCACTTCAGTGATCTCAAAAAGTGTTCACACCAAAAGTTGAGCGACGCGCTGGTGGTCGCCCTGTTGCTCAGCCGCTTGGTGTTCATACATCCGTTCCCGTCTTTCTGGTGGAACATCCGGAGGGAAGATCGTGTCGATCTTCCCTCCTACACGCAGGCGTATACCCGGGGACAACGGTTGCTCGAACGACTTGAAGTGGTGGCCACGCCGTCACAGCCCTTAGCAGAAGTGATCGTCGATTCCATGCCATTGCCTGGATGCAGACCGGTAATGCTCCAGGTTTGACTTCAAGCGGCGTTGCGAGCATTCGCCGATAAGGTGAGTGTAGACCAAGGCGTGGCGTAGCCGAGCGCCGAATGACGGCGCTCGTGGTTGTACCAGCGGTGAAAGTCCGGCATGGCGGCCCGGACATCGGCCATGGACTGCCAGTCCTGGCGGAAGGCGAACTGGTATTTGTAGGTCCGGTTGAGGCGTTCGAGGATACCGGTTCCTCCCGGCTGAGACACTTTGCAGCGCACCCAGTTGCCGTACATCAAACAGCCCTGTTGAAAGAGGTCACTGGTGAAATCACTGCCTCCATCACTCTGGACCAGGATGCGCTTGTGGTGGCCCTGAGCACGCAGCACGGCGACCGCCTCGTCGAGCGTCAGTTTGGCGAGGTGCATCGACAGGCTCCGTACCACCCGGCTGGCCAGCACCACCCGCGAGGTAACGTCCAGCACGAAGTAAATCCAACAGACCCCGTCGGGCAGCGACAGCCGTGTCGCGTCAATCTGCACCCGTCGACCTTCCGGCCAGTCTTGTGGTGCGGAAACCTTCGGGGAAGGTTTCCGGGTCTTTCGAGGCAGCGGTGGGTGAAGGTGCAATTCGCCGAGTGCGACACGGATCTTGTGCAGGCCAATCTCTTCGCCCTGAGCTTTGAGTTCCTGATACAGCAGCCGGTATCCAGAC is a genomic window of Deinococcus taeanensis containing:
- a CDS encoding histidine phosphatase family protein — its product is MHLLLIRHGQSCNNALAHAPGDYSGRLPDPPLTDLGREQAARLADWAFRDPFCSRITHLLTSLTTRAVQTAAPLAQTLGLNVHGVTQAYECGGLSSGPAGGFTPVPGRDHASLLLDCPALQWPQDLTGRAWDGGCEPWADAHFTARAAAVLAHLQATDGDADVMALITHQDFAQYLLAHVLGLPAQQSALTFQFNNTATAHIEVRATAGGPTYRTVH
- a CDS encoding S9 family peptidase — translated: MTERVVRPDVLGYRQEPLPHEFVQQPHPDKLAVLLPGMGYGLRGPSLHYAAATLHDLGFDTFALDTRYNTPEFQALPDDQARQWLREDVTAALQAAWTARPYRALCIVAKSLGTAGLTFVLEEGGFLPGDARLVWLTPLLNRPDVTAQIMHCARRSLVVIGTEDPHHHPAHLEALQAAGVQLLVLPGAGHAFTVPGDTPASLAHLSRIMAALRDFLLPDGHLPR
- a CDS encoding asparaginase, with the protein product MTQHDQAGPPGEVVYRRGGLDESRHQIHVAVVTPDGQVIATCGDPALVTFPRSTSKPVQALPLAQAAPDLPADELAIACASHAGTPAHLAVVTRLLARSGSSVTDLHCGAHPPFDAQAAAELIRTAQPPTPLHHNCSGKHAGMLLSCVLHGWPREGYEAPDHPLQVRIRQAHAELAGVELSEVRAGTDGCSVPAFALPLSSMARVFARLADPGSDPALGRIFAAMTDHPDLIAGPGRLDTTLMPLVDGLVTKMGAEGFFGLGMRDSARGPVGVAFKIVDGGERARPYVALAVLDALGVSLTPALQALAPVAQHNWAGREVGEVQLRLPWTWHA
- a CDS encoding integrase core domain-containing protein, which produces MRDHQHSAPARCAKQQHRDALYEKVRQAALQHPTSGYRLLYQELKAQGEEIGLHKIRVALGELHLHPPLPRKTRKPSPKVSAPQDWPEGRRVQIDATRLSLPDGVCWIYFVLDVTSRVVLASRVVRSLSMHLAKLTLDEAVAVLRAQGHHKRILVQSDGGSDFTSDLFQQGCLMYGNWVRCKVSQPGGTGILERLNRTYKYQFAFRQDWQSMADVRAAMPDFHRWYNHERRHSALGYATPWSTLTLSANARNAA
- a CDS encoding amino acid transporter; amino-acid sequence: MTQPPPVTSSWLTSFKTWLLQGQREEHEGFYEEEPQAHHHTQPWWKAMCLTGVDYFSTLGYQPGIAALAAISAGSLALSPVATLVLVLVTLFGALPMYRRVAQESPHGDGSISMLERLLTRWQSKSLVLVLLGFVATGFFITITLSAADAAAHIVENPFLTHYAEGWNVPITLLLIFLLGAVFLKGFGEAIGIAVALVVLYLGLNAVVIADAFRQVLATPSLLANWTQSLSGSYSNPLALIGAALLVFPRLALGLSGFETGVVVMPLVKGDASDTEENPAGRIRNTRTLLTAAALIMSVMLIGSSFATTLLISPEAFKPGGEASGRALAYLAHERLGEVFGTVYDLSTILILWFAGSSAMAGLLNIVPRYLPRYGMAPAWARMNRPLVLIFTAVSVLLTVIFRADVNAQAAAYATGVLVLIGSASVAVTLSAVRRKARGQVIGFGLVSLIFAYTLLVTFLDDLSGLRLGLLFILAIVVVSILSRIGRATELRAERIELDPAARAILDEASRSGDLRFIANQLDAGDAAEYTDKEQTVRAETHLPSGEPCLFLEVTVADPSEFSDVLDVRGFEIHGYRVLRIESSAVPNAIAAFLLYLRDTYGQRPHVYFEWIEGSPVAAAGRFLLLGEGDVPPLTREILRRAEPIRERRPVVHVGG